The proteins below come from a single Tigriopus californicus strain San Diego chromosome 3, Tcal_SD_v2.1, whole genome shotgun sequence genomic window:
- the LOC131878626 gene encoding uncharacterized protein LOC131878626 isoform X1 produces MKNTQLISFTLVAWSIIQSCEAYVLRDEIRVCGANLAKSLINACPQLKGRQSFELDNFPKVCCTALCSEQKLALNCESWLQFFNSLERRQSRRELNPKKVCVKKHNIKLLLKSLTKLKILTRSLKEHLQTILKFRSSKSDMQPRSLADMMRPLGQSFDPVNFFPSRRSNMDILTPRNPSSPGYRSKRSDSVPYIVTQAPWEFNFEPIPLNGTYRDRLMTSSSRVYHFNS; encoded by the exons ATGAAGAATACTCAATTGATATCGTTCACTTTGGTGGCGTGGAGCATTATTCAATCATGTGAAGCTTATGTGCTACGCGATGAAATCCGGGTTTGTGGTGCGAATCTAGCAAAATCCTTGATTAATGCTTGTCCACAACTTAAAGGCCGCCAATCTTTCGAGTTGGACAATTTTCCGAAAGTTTGTTGCACCGCGTTATGTTCCGAACAAAAACTGGCCTTGAATTGTGAAAGttg GTTGCAATTTTTCAACTCCTTGGAGCGTCGACAATCTCGCCGGGAATTGAACCCAAAAAAGGTGTGTGTCAAGAAACATAACATAAAGCTACTTCTCAAAAGTCTCACCAAACTCAAGATACTAACCCGATCACTCAAAGAGCACTTGCAAACCATCTTAAAG TTCCGATCATCGAAAAGTGACATGCAACCAAGGTCTTTAGCCGATATGATGAGACCATTGGGCCAAAGTTTTGATCCAGTCAATTTCTTCCCGTCCCGCCGATCCAACATGGACATTTTGACACCCAGAAATCCATCATCACCGGGTTATCGGAGCAAACGGAGTGATAGTGTCCCATACATCGTGACCCAAGCCCCCTGGGAATTTAATTTCGAACCCATTCCACTAAATGGAACTTACCGGGATCGTCTCATGACCAGTAGTTCACGAGTCTACCATTTTAACTCATGA
- the LOC131878626 gene encoding uncharacterized protein LOC131878626 isoform X2 produces the protein MKNTQLISFTLVAWSIIQSCEAYVLRDEIRVCGANLAKSLINACPQLKGRQSFELDNFPKVCCTALCSEQKLALNCESWLQFFNSLERRQSRRELNPKKFRSSKSDMQPRSLADMMRPLGQSFDPVNFFPSRRSNMDILTPRNPSSPGYRSKRSDSVPYIVTQAPWEFNFEPIPLNGTYRDRLMTSSSRVYHFNS, from the exons ATGAAGAATACTCAATTGATATCGTTCACTTTGGTGGCGTGGAGCATTATTCAATCATGTGAAGCTTATGTGCTACGCGATGAAATCCGGGTTTGTGGTGCGAATCTAGCAAAATCCTTGATTAATGCTTGTCCACAACTTAAAGGCCGCCAATCTTTCGAGTTGGACAATTTTCCGAAAGTTTGTTGCACCGCGTTATGTTCCGAACAAAAACTGGCCTTGAATTGTGAAAGttg GTTGCAATTTTTCAACTCCTTGGAGCGTCGACAATCTCGCCGGGAATTGAACCCAAAAAAG TTCCGATCATCGAAAAGTGACATGCAACCAAGGTCTTTAGCCGATATGATGAGACCATTGGGCCAAAGTTTTGATCCAGTCAATTTCTTCCCGTCCCGCCGATCCAACATGGACATTTTGACACCCAGAAATCCATCATCACCGGGTTATCGGAGCAAACGGAGTGATAGTGTCCCATACATCGTGACCCAAGCCCCCTGGGAATTTAATTTCGAACCCATTCCACTAAATGGAACTTACCGGGATCGTCTCATGACCAGTAGTTCACGAGTCTACCATTTTAACTCATGA
- the LOC131878623 gene encoding YEATS domain-containing protein 4-like produces MTDFADGSGTGGARVKGVTVIKPIIYGNVSKHFGKKRESDSHTHEWTVYLKPFLNEDMSNYVKKVQFKLHESYANPNRILFKPPYEVSETGWGEFEVQIKIHFNDGNERPITFYHMLKLFHTGNDSSTTTAMVQGRKTVVSENYDEIIFQDPTQYINTLLTTTRCLTLNAYKHETNFEERKAKTLESIKGGRSQVAEEIIELKEKLQLAKETIVKFKTELGKVNGQDKSEDMVF; encoded by the exons ATGACTGACTTTGCAGACGGCTCTGGGACAGGGGGTGCCCGCGTGAAGGGCGTGACCGTGATCAAGCCCATCATCTACGGAAATGTGTCCAAACATTTCGGCAAGAAACGCGAGAGTGACAGTCACACCCACGAATGGACCGTCTACCTCAAGCCTTTCCTCAATGAGGACATGTCCAATTATGTCAAAAAAGTCCAGTTTAAACTGCACGAGAGCTACGCCAATCCCAATCGAATCTTATTCAAACCGCCCTATGAA GTCAGTGAGACGGGTTGGGGCGAGTTCGAAGTCCAGATCAAGATCCACTTCAATGACGGCAACGAGCGACCCATCACCTTCTACCACATGCTCAAGCTTTTTCACACGGGCAACGACTCATCCACTACCACGGCCATGGTTCAAGGCCGTAAAACCGTGGTTTCAGAGAACTACGACGAAATCATATTCCAAGACCCGACCCAG TATATCAATACCTTACTCACCACCACGCGTTGCTTGACGCTCAATGCTTACAAGCATGAGACCAATTTCGAGGAGAGGAAGGCCAAGACATTGGAGAGCATCAAAGGTGGGCGGAGTCAAGTGGCCGAGGAGATCATCGAGCTCAAGGAGAAGCTCCAATTGGCCAAGGAAACCATCGTCAAGTTCAAAACGGAGCTGGGTAAAGTCAATGGACAGGACAAGAGCGAGGACATGGTGTTTTGA
- the LOC131878624 gene encoding uncharacterized protein LOC131878624 isoform X1: protein MSLATEMYHKGGKVSLPEVNEWHSLCSDIPILLNTHRSLKAVPRSCSFLPFQFHTSQPKPPIQVQRHNMFNPRVMDINSRTRCSRPNKRYELLEGQWEHKRYLQHQQRLRRTKSMVDIERPKSSLYTHVQLKAKKQQKLAERNAEVMNENLILLRHLAEIATSKRVDDGFDTKKIHWQDYMGTIIAMRRQQVQWLKSKLEDNLANIKLEEKADRVEGTKSAKKKRRAETKKSI from the exons ATGTCCCTAGCCACAGAAATGTACCATAAAGGGGGAAAAGTTTCCCTCCCtgaggtgaatgaatggcactCGCTGTGCTCGGATATTCCCATCTTATTGAACACACATCGTTCTCTCAAGGCAGTGCCGCGCAGTTGCTCCTTTCTCCCATTCCAATTCCACACCTCACAACCAAAACCGCccattcaagtccaaagacaCAATATGTTCAATCCAAGAGTGATGGATATCAATTCCCGAACCCGATGCAGCCGGCCAAATAAGCGCTATGAGCTCTTGGAAGGACAATGGGAACACAAGCGATATCTCCAGCATCAACAGCGACTAAGACGAACCAAGTCCATGGTTGATATTGAGCGACCCAAAAGTTCACTCTATACTCATGTGCAG ctaaAGGCCAAGAAACAACAGAAATTGGCGGAACGGAATGCTGAGGTCATGAACGAGAATCTGATTCTGCTTCGTCATTTGGCTGAGATCGCAACCTCCAAACGAGTGGATGATGGCTTTGACACGAAAAAGATCCATTGGCAGGACTACATGGGCACCATCATCGCCATGAGGCGACAGCAAGTCCAGTGGTTGAAGTCCAAATTGGAAGATAACTTGGCCAACataaaattggaagaaaaggcCGATCGAGTGGAAGGAACAAAGTctgccaagaagaagaggagagcGGAGACAAAAAAATCGATTTAG
- the LOC131878616 gene encoding protein-L-histidine N-pros-methyltransferase-like isoform X1, with translation MRPTRGPRPTWTMFRARPNTPRQPDVWILLALCLAVSLPALFQAGWGSGMNRSLSRTWIQKIRYDEFLAQGDKSAWYRVDLDSITDPTLTAKFVQSHCDAESQAFISQSVDKSNWLLNQIWQSLAKRFLSFFYSQTDINGMLERGSMFVLSRDQWFSLTQWDPTVQKSTLIDLGAGDGGPTRTLAPHFQTVYATEASPAMRKLLSRQGFEVLPIDEWSQDRRYDVVACLNLLDRCDEPLTVLEQIKGSLEPDGLVALAVVLPFKPYVEFAADHTPKQKIPFASRTFEGQVQELQKILNQLGFEIVRWTKVPYLCEGDLSSSVYNLNDAVFILKVGDSVLNCDVTDQ, from the coding sequence ATGCGCCCGACCCGCGGTCCCCGTCCCACCTGGACCATGTTTCGAGCCCGCCCTAACACGCCCCGCCAGCCCGATGTGTGGATCCTTCTGGCCCTGTGCTTGGCTGTGAGTCTACCCGCCCTCTTTCAAGCCGGTTGGGGCTCCGGCATGAACCGCTCGCTGAGTCGGACCTGGATCCAAAAGATCCGATATGACGAATTCCTCGCCCAAGGCGACAAATCTGCGTGGTACCGCGTGGATTTGGATTCCATCACGGATCCCACTTTGACGGCCAAATTCGTTCAATCCCATTGCGACGCCGAAAGCCAAGCCTTCATCAGCCAGAGCGTGGACAAGTCCAATTGGCTCCTCAACCAAATCTGGCAGAGCTTGGCCAAACGCTTCTTATCGTTCTTCTACTCGCAAACTGATATCAACGGCATGTTGGAGCGTGGTTCCATGTTCGTTTTATCCCGGGACCAGTGGTTCAGTCTGACCCAATGGGACCCTACCGTTCAAAAGAGCACTCTCATTGATTTGGGCGCGGGTGATGGTGGACCCACCCGCACCCTGGCGCCGCATTTTCAGACCGTCTATGCCACGGAAGCGTCGCCTGCCATGAGGAAACTCCTCAGCCGCCAAGGTTTTGAAGTATTGCCCATTGACGAATGGTCGCAGGATCGCCGTTATGACGTGGTGGCCTGTTTAAACCTGTTGGATCGTTGTGATGAGCCCTTGACCGTGTTGGAACAGATCAAGGGTAGTTTGGAGCCCGATGGTTTGGTAGCTTTGGCTGTGGTGTTGCCTTTCAAGCCGTATGTCGAATTTGCCGCTGATCACACGCCCAAACAAAAGATCCCTTTCGCCTCCCGGACTTTTGAAGGCCAGGTTCAAGAACTGCAAAAGATCTTGAATCAACTGGGCTTCGAGATCGTCCGGTGGACGAAAGTTCCGTATTTATGCGAGGGTGATCTCAGCTCTTCTGTGTATAACTTGAACGATGCCGTTTTCATACTAAAAGTTGGGGACTCCGTACTGAATTGTGATGTGACTGATCAATAA
- the LOC131878624 gene encoding uncharacterized protein LOC131878624 isoform X2, producing the protein MFNPRVMDINSRTRCSRPNKRYELLEGQWEHKRYLQHQQRLRRTKSMVDIERPKSSLYTHVQLKAKKQQKLAERNAEVMNENLILLRHLAEIATSKRVDDGFDTKKIHWQDYMGTIIAMRRQQVQWLKSKLEDNLANIKLEEKADRVEGTKSAKKKRRAETKKSI; encoded by the exons ATGTTCAATCCAAGAGTGATGGATATCAATTCCCGAACCCGATGCAGCCGGCCAAATAAGCGCTATGAGCTCTTGGAAGGACAATGGGAACACAAGCGATATCTCCAGCATCAACAGCGACTAAGACGAACCAAGTCCATGGTTGATATTGAGCGACCCAAAAGTTCACTCTATACTCATGTGCAG ctaaAGGCCAAGAAACAACAGAAATTGGCGGAACGGAATGCTGAGGTCATGAACGAGAATCTGATTCTGCTTCGTCATTTGGCTGAGATCGCAACCTCCAAACGAGTGGATGATGGCTTTGACACGAAAAAGATCCATTGGCAGGACTACATGGGCACCATCATCGCCATGAGGCGACAGCAAGTCCAGTGGTTGAAGTCCAAATTGGAAGATAACTTGGCCAACataaaattggaagaaaaggcCGATCGAGTGGAAGGAACAAAGTctgccaagaagaagaggagagcGGAGACAAAAAAATCGATTTAG
- the LOC131878611 gene encoding nucleoporin SEH1-like: protein MYHCETLESHHKDLVHDVSFNWYGNRLATCSSDQSVKIWEWNTDQQSWDCSASWKAHSGSVWKVNWAHPEFGNLIATCSFDRTAAVWEEMPGDSFLLSGTGAPPPSSHGNPNLRTEGDAPAQSHWVKKVTMVDSRTSVTDVKFAPKILGLILATCSADGTLRIYEASDVMNLTNWTLQHEIHTKLPSSCICWNHAIAKFLPPVLAVGSDDATTKGGKVFIYEYHEPSRRWENIETLTSVSDPVHDMAFSPNVGRSFSILGITSKELKIVTLKPKNRDALLSDNPNISERTPFESKYEVKLAGSFNDHKSTVWRICWNFTATILATSGDDGNVRLWKCNYKDNWHCVATLKGDGQSASIRNHPNMTLLKDQSFNNSGMGLNKANANTNANASSFTSGMWK, encoded by the exons ATGTATCACTGCGAGACGTTGGAGTCTCATCACAAGGACTTGGTGCACGACGTGTCGTTCAATTGGTACGGCAATCGCCTGGCCACTTGCTCGTCCGACCAGAGCGTCAAGATCTGGGAATGGAACACGGATCAGCAGAGTTGGGATTGCTCCGCCTCCTGGAAGGCCCACTCGGGATCCGTCTGGAAAGTCAACTGGGCCCACCCCGAATTCGGCAAT CTCATTGCCACGTGTTCGTTTGATCGAACGGCCGCAGTCTGGGAGGAAATGCCCGGAGATTCGTTTCTACTCTCCGGCACGGGCGCCCCGCCCCCTTCGTCCCATGGCAATCCCAACTTACGCACCGAGGGCGACGCCCCCGCCCAATCCCATTGGGTCAAGAAGGTGACCATGGTGGATTCGCGAACCTCGGTCACGGACGTGAAATTCGCTCCCAAGATTTTGGGTTTGATTCTGGCTACTTGCTCCGCCGACGGTACCCTCCGAATTTACGAAGCCTCTGACGTGATGAACCTAACCAACTGGACCCTTCAACACGAAATCCATACCAAATTGCCCTCCAGTTGCATTTGTTGGAACCATGCCATTGCCAA GTTCTTACCACCGGTGTTGGCTGTAGGTAGTGATGATGCCACCACCAAAGGGGGCAAGGTCTTCATTTATGAGTATCACGAGCCATCTCGCCGGTGGGAGAATATCGAGACCTTGACCTCAGTCAGTGATCCGGTCCATGATATGGCGTTTTCCCCTAACGTCGGGCGCAGCTTCAGTATCCTCGGCATTACCAGCAAGGAGCTCAAAATAGTCACCCTCAAGCCCAAGAACCGGGACGCACTCCTGAGTGACAATCCGAATATTAGCGAACGCACAccttttgagtcaaaataTGAG GTGAAGCTGGCGGGGAGCTTCAATGATCACAAATCCACCGTTTGGCGCATCTGTTGGAACTTCACTGCCACCATTTTAGCCACATCCGGGGACGACGGAAATGTCCGATTGTGGAAATGCAACTACAAGGATAACTGGCATTGTGTGGCCACTCTCAAAGGCGATGGACAAAGCGCATCCATTCGCAACCATCCCAATATGACGCTTCTCAAGGACCAATCCTTCAACAACAGCGGAATGGGCCTGAACAAGGCCAATGCCAATACCAATGCCAATGCCAGCTCCTTCACTTCTGGCATGTGGAAATAG
- the LOC131878618 gene encoding RNA pseudouridylate synthase domain-containing protein 1-like isoform X2 yields the protein MNNVQLEFGFRVLHRLDYATSGLMVIPLTDPAMSSASKAFQKRQTQKFYIAILRGHVSENHIKIHFPIGDTSDPQWQSIKMVTASDPLCTHPRESETHLVVVSRGILGGYPATEVLVKLVTGRRHQIRVHCHQIGHTLAGDYTYSNRHDQFTSRMFLHAHRIIIPNRVEPLDITSPYNLFELDELDEETVLNRYQPVEVIYNINDKSTFDLFTCPLVKWFLIF from the exons TTTGGCTTTAGAGTGTTACACAGACTTGACTACGCTACTTCGGGGCTGATGGTCATCCCGCTGACGGATCCGGCCATGTCATCCGCATCCAAAGCGTTTCAAAAGCGGCAAACTCAAAAGTTTTACATAGCTATCCTGCGTGGCCATGTGTCTGAGAACCatatcaaaattcattttccaatcgGCGATACGAGTGATCCCCAATGGCAATCCATAAAGATGGTCACCGCATCAGATCCCCTTTGTACTCACCCTCGTGAGTCGGAAACTCACTTAGTAGTGGTGAGTCGCGGGATTTTAGGCGGATACCCTGCCACTGAG GTTTTGGTAAAACTAGTCACGGGAAGACGCCATCAAATTCGAGTTCATTGTCATCAAATTGGCCACACTTTGGCGGGAGATTATACATATTCGAATCGACACGATCAGTTCACTTCCCGCATGTTCCTTCACGCTCATCGGATCATTATTCCAAATAGAGTGGAACCTTTGGATATTACATCTCCTTATAACCTCTTCGAGCTTGATGAGCTTGATGAGGAAACTGTTTTAAACCGATATCAGCCAGTAGAGGTCATCTACAACATCAATGATAAATCCACTTTTGATCTGTTTACTTGTCCCCTTGTCAAATGGTTCTTAATTTTTTGA
- the LOC131878616 gene encoding vesicle transport protein GOT1B-like isoform X3, with amino-acid sequence MIEITDFQKIGVGLAGFGVSFLFLGVLLLFDKGLIAIGNILFLSGLAFVIGLERTFRFFFQWHKARGSIAFFGGISVVLFGYPLIGMLIECYGFFVLFSGFFPVAINFLRRIPVIGTILNMPPISTYLDGLAGDQYKTMI; translated from the exons ATGATCGAAATCACGGATTTCCAGA AAATTGGCGTGGGCCTGGCCGGCTTTGGCGTGTCCTTTCTCTTCTTGGGCGTGCTTCTCCTATTTGATAAGGGCCTCATAGCCATTGGCAAT ATATTGTTCCTGAGTGGATTAGCCTTCGTGATTGGCCTTGAGCGAACGTTCcggtttttctttcaatggcACAAAGCCCGAGGCTCGATAGCCTTCTTTGGTGGGATCTCAGTGGTGCTTTTTGGGTATCCTCTCATTGGCATGCTCATAGAATGCTACGGGTTCTTTGTCCTATTCAG TGGTTTCTTCCCGGTTGCAATCAATTTCTTGCGACGCATACCTGTGATTGGCACCATTCTCAACATGCCACCTATATCGACG TACTTGGATGGCTTGGCCGGGGATCAATACAAGACCATGATTTGA
- the LOC131878616 gene encoding vesicle transport protein GOT1B-like isoform X2 — MIEITDFQKIGVGLAGFGVSFLFLGVLLLFDKGLIAIGNILFLSGLAFVIGLERTFRFFFQWHKARGSIAFFGGISVVLFGYPLIGMLIECYGFFVLFSGFFPVAINFLRRIPVIGTILNMPPISTAAAYLAAEDPEHRSPVMAPAENSGGVMYHPPKYQ, encoded by the exons ATGATCGAAATCACGGATTTCCAGA AAATTGGCGTGGGCCTGGCCGGCTTTGGCGTGTCCTTTCTCTTCTTGGGCGTGCTTCTCCTATTTGATAAGGGCCTCATAGCCATTGGCAAT ATATTGTTCCTGAGTGGATTAGCCTTCGTGATTGGCCTTGAGCGAACGTTCcggtttttctttcaatggcACAAAGCCCGAGGCTCGATAGCCTTCTTTGGTGGGATCTCAGTGGTGCTTTTTGGGTATCCTCTCATTGGCATGCTCATAGAATGCTACGGGTTCTTTGTCCTATTCAG TGGTTTCTTCCCGGTTGCAATCAATTTCTTGCGACGCATACCTGTGATTGGCACCATTCTCAACATGCCACCTATATCGACG GCTGCGGCATATTTGGCAGCAGAGGACCCGGAACACCGCTCGCCCGTGATGGCGCCCGCTGAGAACTCGGGAGGCGTGATGTACCACCCTCCCAAATACCAATGA
- the LOC131878612 gene encoding uncharacterized protein LOC131878612 (The sequence of the model RefSeq protein was modified relative to this genomic sequence to represent the inferred CDS: added 37 bases not found in genome assembly), producing the protein MLLDWESQGVLADFRRCQSSAQATDLVFHCSNGRVFAHQMIFAGISRLFTELMQRFLIGQQLIPLDLNISVPGVLKEHMDMVIEVIYTGQVRLAQSDYAPFRDICQLLELCVPIADYDEFFSAQAVQSTVPSHPSQPPPVPVPVPPQVKADQDWPKPRVFVCDECYAIFPLKIALKRHKKNRHGLPDALEPDLPIQVPVQKKPSVKIRAVRKRSKDSKHSFYPQNGEPTVKCPDCLNDCRPGRAREHLSNHLRMRLMELVTESTLTPGQKKCTLCWYEACSASHVCRHLGLSHNMIMKYASDAQRKFLHEAQMMKNKPDEAECPAQSGPGPKKKRKKGKLSQRKKTTRTLGHSDLVAMEDDHLEIEIDNALHDDTGMRSDSNDT; encoded by the coding sequence ATGCTGCTGGATTGGGAGAGCCAAGGCGTGTTGGCCGACTTTCGGCGGTGCCAAAGCTCGGCTCAAGCCACGGACCTGGTGTTCCATTGCAGCAACGGGCGCGTGTTCGCCCATCAAATGATCTTCGCCGGCATCTCGCGGCTCTTCACAGAGTTGATGCAACGCTTCTTGATAGGCCAACAACTCATCCCGCTGGACCTGAACATCTCCGTGCCCGGCGTGCTCAAAGAGCACATGGACATGGTCATCGAGGTCATCTACACGGGGCAGGTCCGCCTAGCCCAGAGTGATTACGCCCCTTTCCGCGATATCTGTCAGCTTTTGGAACTGTGCGTGCCCATCGCCGATTATGACGAGTTCTTTTCCGCCCAGGCCGTCCAATCGACCGTGCCCAGCCACCCCTCCCAGCCACCCCCCGTCCCAGTCCCCGTCCCACCTCAAGTCAAAGCCGACCAGGACTGGCCCAAACCACGGGTTTTTGTGTGCGACGAATGCTACGCTATATTCCCGTTAAAGATCGCGTTGAAAAGGCATAAAAAGAACCGCCATGGCCTGCCTGATGCGCTGGAGCCGGACCTCCCGATCCAGGTCCCGGTTCAGAAGAAGCCCAGTGTGAAAATTCGGGCGGTTCGGAAGCGGTCGAAGGATAGCAAGCACTCGTTTTACCCGCAAAATGGCGAACCCACGGTCAAGTGTCCGGATTGTCTGAATGATTGCCGTCCGGGACGGGCGCGGGAACATTTGTCCAATCATTTACGGATGCGGCTCATGGAACTGGTCACGGAGAGTACATTAACCCCTGGGCAGAAAAAATGCACGCTGTGTTGGTATGAGGCGTGTTCAGCTAGCCACGTGTGCCGACATTTGGGCTTGTCGCATAATATGATCATGAAATACGCTAGTGACGCTCAGAGGAAGTTCCTCCATGAGGCGCAAATGATGAAGAACAAGCCAGACGAAGCCGAGTGCCCCGCCCAATCTGGACCGGggcccaagaagaagagaaaaaaaggcaaattgaGCCAGAGAAAAAAGACCACCCGGACGTTGGGCCATAGCGATCTGGTGGCCATGGAAGACGACCACCTTGAGATTGAGATCGATAATGCTTTGCATGA